The following proteins are encoded in a genomic region of Alnus glutinosa chromosome 8, dhAlnGlut1.1, whole genome shotgun sequence:
- the LOC133875272 gene encoding gibberellin 2-beta-dioxygenase 1-like, with protein sequence MVVLSKPAIEQYSYIRNCMPATLHSGIPLIDLSKPDSKHLIVKACEEFGFFKVVNHGVPLEFITTLESQAVKFFSLPLSEKEKAGPPAPSGYGNKRIGPNGDVGCVEYLLFTTNPGSTSQRCNSVFGDSSEKFRSALNDYISAVKKMACEILELMADGLMIQTRTAFSKLLMDEQSDSVFRLNHYPPCPELQASKGGNMIGFGEHTDPQIISVLRSNNTSGLQISLRDGNWISVPPDQNSFFINVGDSLQVMTNGRFQSVRHRVLANSLKSRVSMIYFGGPPLSEKIAPLPSLMEGEKSLYKEFTWFEYKRSAYNSKLADNRLEHFEKIAAS encoded by the exons ATGGTAGTCCTGTCAAAACCAGCAATTGAACAGTACTCTTATATCAGAAACTGCATGCCCGCCACATTACATTCCGGAATTCCCTTGATAGACCTCTCTAAACCCGACTCCAAGCACCTCATCGTCAAGGCCTGCGAAGAGTTTGGATTCTTCAAGGTCGTCAACCATGGCGTGCCACTGGAGTTCATCACCACCTTGGAATCTCAAGCTGTCAAATTCTTCTCCTTGCCACTCTCCGAGAAGGAAAAGGCAGGGCCTCCCGCTCCATCCGGGTATGGTAACAAGAGAATTGGACCCAACGGCGACGTTGGCTGCGTCGAATACCTTCTTTTCACAACCAACCCAGGCTCAACTTCCCAGAGATGTAACTCTGTTTTCGGAGACAGCTCGGAAAAGTTTCG TTCTGCTTTGAATGACTACATATCAGCTGTGAAGAAGATGGCCTGCGAGATTCTTGAATTAATGGCCGACGGATTGATGATTCAAACGAGGACTGCGTTCAGTAAGCTTTTGATGGATGAACAGAGTGACTCTGTTTTCAGGTTAAATCACTACCCTCCATGCCCGGAGCTTCAGGCTTCGAAAGGTGGGAATATGATTGGATTTGGAGAGCACACTGACCCACAAATCATTTCTGTGCTGAGATCCAACAACACATCTGGCCTCCAAATATCATTAAGAGATGGAAACTGGATTTCAGTCCCACCTGATCAGAACTCATTTTTCATCAATGTCGGTGATTCTTTACAG GTTATGACTAATGGTAGGTTCCAAAGTGTGAGGCACAGGGTTTTGGCAAACAGCTTGAAATCTAGAGTTTCAATGATATATTTTGGTGGACCACCTTTGAGTGAGAAAATAGCTCCATTACCCTCACTCATGGAAGGAGAAAAAAGCTTGTACAAAGAGTTTACATGGTTCGAGTATAAAAGATCTGCTTACAATTCAAAATTGGCAGATAATAGGCTTGAGCACTTTGAGAAAATTGCAGCCTCATAA